One segment of Micromonospora parathelypteridis DNA contains the following:
- a CDS encoding serine/threonine-protein kinase: MTDTPTGGLPVPIVPGLTDLRVFARGGYATVYQATQISVGREVAVKVENRTLDSERDQARFLREARAAGRMSSHPHVVDLFDVGVTVDQHPYLIMELCDGSYAERMRNSPLDPVEARDLGIKIADALAHSHAAGVLHRDVKPANILYSGFNSAVLADFGLAVLAEHRDASVTLEVLTPAYAPPEMFSHSPPSPAVDVYALCATLYAVMHGRPPRWQSERNPSLVTVLEMFNQPLPALPGVPDELIDVLRAGMANDPAERPSALELHDLLASLPLGPSSAPVSGAPVSGGATRSGPYAASQPVPRPPIEDTQQVIPGGRRWRRWFFGGAGVLALAASAAAGAWVADRAPPPAPNPSVTQIAAPATGPLPGCVTGTGPPTALPEGARCLPELECFGPVRIRGSRAEATRLSCADRHTWETYAEGILPVSLVGAAYDEVIAAEPVRQVCSMTTFRLTTGIAEPSGWHLEVLPPVDGNVDRVYRCLAGRGVDALAAPTLTGR; this comes from the coding sequence GTGACCGACACCCCGACCGGCGGCTTGCCGGTGCCGATTGTGCCTGGTCTGACTGATTTGCGGGTCTTTGCCCGGGGCGGGTACGCGACCGTCTACCAGGCCACCCAGATCTCCGTGGGTCGTGAGGTCGCCGTCAAGGTGGAGAACCGGACGCTGGACAGCGAGCGGGATCAGGCCCGCTTCCTACGCGAGGCGCGGGCGGCCGGCCGGATGTCGTCGCACCCGCACGTGGTGGACCTCTTCGACGTCGGAGTCACCGTCGATCAGCACCCATATCTGATCATGGAGCTCTGCGACGGTTCGTACGCCGAACGGATGCGGAACTCACCACTGGACCCGGTGGAGGCCCGTGACCTCGGCATCAAGATCGCCGACGCGTTGGCCCACTCGCACGCGGCCGGGGTGCTGCACCGGGACGTGAAACCGGCCAACATCCTCTACTCGGGCTTCAACTCGGCCGTGCTCGCCGACTTCGGGCTGGCCGTGCTCGCCGAGCACCGCGACGCCTCGGTCACCCTGGAGGTGCTCACCCCGGCGTACGCGCCGCCGGAGATGTTCAGCCACAGCCCACCGTCGCCGGCCGTCGACGTGTACGCGCTCTGCGCCACCCTCTACGCGGTGATGCACGGCCGGCCGCCACGCTGGCAGTCCGAGCGCAACCCCAGCCTGGTCACCGTGTTGGAGATGTTCAACCAGCCGCTCCCGGCCCTGCCCGGCGTACCGGACGAGCTGATCGACGTACTGCGCGCCGGCATGGCCAACGACCCGGCCGAGCGTCCCTCCGCCCTCGAACTGCACGACCTGCTCGCCAGCCTGCCACTCGGCCCATCGTCGGCACCGGTGAGCGGCGCCCCGGTGAGCGGCGGCGCAACCCGCTCCGGCCCGTACGCGGCCAGTCAGCCGGTGCCCCGACCGCCCATCGAGGACACCCAGCAGGTGATCCCCGGCGGCCGGCGCTGGCGGCGCTGGTTCTTCGGCGGCGCCGGAGTGCTCGCCCTCGCCGCCTCCGCTGCCGCCGGGGCCTGGGTCGCCGACCGGGCGCCACCGCCCGCCCCGAACCCGTCGGTCACCCAGATCGCCGCGCCGGCGACCGGACCGCTGCCTGGCTGCGTGACCGGCACCGGTCCGCCCACCGCCCTGCCCGAGGGCGCCCGGTGCCTGCCCGAGCTGGAATGCTTCGGCCCGGTGCGGATCCGCGGCAGCCGCGCCGAGGCGACCCGGCTGTCCTGCGCCGACCGGCACACCTGGGAGACGTACGCCGAGGGCATCCTGCCGGTGTCGCTGGTCGGCGCCGCCTACGACGAGGTGATCGCCGCCGAGCCGGTGCGGCAGGTGTGCAGTATGACGACGTTCCGGTTGACCACCGGGATCGCCGAGCCGAGCGGCTGGCACCTGGAGGTGCTCCCCCCGGTCGACGGCAACGTCGACCGGGTCTACCGGTGTCTGGCCGGGCGGGGCGTGGACGCGCTCGCCGCGCCCACCCTCACCGGCCGCTGA